CGAGGCCGACGCCGAGGTCGTTGACGACGAGCCGCGCGCCCTCGGCGGCGAACGCGAGGGCGTGGGCGCGGCCGAGCCCCCGCCCCGCGCCGGTGACGACGACGACCCGTCCGTCGCAGATTCCGCTCATCTCAGGTCTCCTTGTTCACTTGTTCGCGGTCGAGGCGTCCAGGAACGCGGGGCGCTCCCCACCGCCGTGGACCAGCAGACTCGCTCCGCTGATGTAGGCGGCGGCGTCCGAGGCGAGGAAGACCGCGGCCCGGCCGACGTCGGACGGCTCGGCGAGGCGGCCGAGCGGGACGGTGCGGGCGACGGCGGCGACGCCGTCCTGGTCGCCGTAGTGGAGGTGGGACAGTTCGGTGCGGACCATGCCGACGACGAGGGTGTTGACCCGGATGTCGGGCGCCCACTCCACGGCCATCGAGCGGGCGAGGTTCTCCAGGCCCGCCTTGGCGGCGCCGTAGGCGGCGGTGCCCGGTGAGGGGCGGCCTCCGCTGACGCTGCCGATCATGACGATCGAGCCCCTGGCCCGCCGCAGGTGCTCGTACGCGGCGAGGGACATGGTCAGCGGAGCCACGAGGTTGAGCTCCACCACGCGCGCGTGCCGGTCGGCGCCGGCGTGGGTGAGCGGGCGGTGGGGGCTGCCGCCCGCGTTGTTGACGAGGACGTCCAGCCGGGGCAGCTCGCCGCACAGGCGCCGGACGGCCTCGGCGTCCCGGACGTCCAGCGGCGCGAACTCCGTTCCGGGCACCGGGACTTCCGGCGGGCGGCGGGCGCAGACCACGACCTCGGCACCCGCCCGTACGAAGGCACGCGCGATACCGGCACCGACGCCCCGGGTCCCGCCCGTGACGACGGCGACCTTCCCGTCCAGCTCCATTCGCTGCTACCTTCCACCTAACAAACGTTTGGTGGAAAGGTAGCTGATGCGGCCATGGGTGTCTCCACCTCGTGCGTGGAAAAGGGCATAGCCGTCGTCACGGCCGACTTCCCGCCGGTGAACGCCCTGCCGGTGGCCGGCTGGTTCGCGCTGGCCGACGCGGTGCGCGCGGCCGGGCGCGACCCGGCGGTCCGGTGCGTGGTGCTGGCGGCCGAGGGGCGCGGGTTCAACGCGGGCGTGGACATCAAGGAGATACAGAAGGACGGCAACAGTGCGCTGATCGGCGCCAACCACGCCTGCGCGGAGGCCTTCGCCGCGGTGTACGACTGCGCGGTGCCGGTCGTGGCGGCGGTGCACGGCTTCTGCCTGGGCGGCGGCATCGGGCTGGTGGGCAACGCGGACGTGATCGTGGCGAGCGAGGACGCCGTCTTCGGCCTGCCCGAGCTGGACCGTGGCGCACTGGGCGCGGCCACCCATCTGGCCCGGCTGGTCCCGCAGCACCTGATGCGCGCCCTGTACTACACCTCGCGCACGGCGACCGCGGCCGAGCTGCACGCGCACGGCTCGGTGTGGCGGGTGGTGCCGCCCGGGGAACTGCGAGCCGCCGCGCTGACGCTGGCCCGCGAGATCGCCGCCAAGGACGGGCAGCTGCTGCGCCTGGCCAAGGCCGCCCTCAACGGCATCGATCCGG
The genomic region above belongs to Streptomyces coeruleorubidus and contains:
- a CDS encoding SDR family oxidoreductase codes for the protein MELDGKVAVVTGGTRGVGAGIARAFVRAGAEVVVCARRPPEVPVPGTEFAPLDVRDAEAVRRLCGELPRLDVLVNNAGGSPHRPLTHAGADRHARVVELNLVAPLTMSLAAYEHLRRARGSIVMIGSVSGGRPSPGTAAYGAAKAGLENLARSMAVEWAPDIRVNTLVVGMVRTELSHLHYGDQDGVAAVARTVPLGRLAEPSDVGRAAVFLASDAAAYISGASLLVHGGGERPAFLDASTANK
- a CDS encoding enoyl-CoA hydratase family protein; translated protein: MGVSTSCVEKGIAVVTADFPPVNALPVAGWFALADAVRAAGRDPAVRCVVLAAEGRGFNAGVDIKEIQKDGNSALIGANHACAEAFAAVYDCAVPVVAAVHGFCLGGGIGLVGNADVIVASEDAVFGLPELDRGALGAATHLARLVPQHLMRALYYTSRTATAAELHAHGSVWRVVPPGELRAAALTLAREIAAKDGQLLRLAKAALNGIDPVDVRRSYRFEQGFTFEAGLGGVADRVRAGFGKEGA